Genomic DNA from Leptotrichia wadei:
ATGTGCTATTTTTAGCATTGCCACACGGATTATCAGAAAAATTGACAAAGAAAGCGCTTGAAAACAATGTAAAAGTCATAGATTTGGGAGCAGATTTTAGATTAGATGATTCAGAAATTTATGAAAAATGGTACAAGGTAAAACATAACTATCCAGAAATCAATAAAAATGCAGTTTATGGGCTTCCAGAATTTTATAAGGAAAAAATAAAAAATACGAAAGTTGTGGCTTCACCTGGATGTTATCCCACTTCTGCTATTTTAGGCGTGGCACCGTTATTAAAAAATGGACTTGTTGATACGAAAAAAATTATTGTTGATTCGAAGTCAGGAGTTTCGGGGGCTGGAAGAAGTGCTAAATTGGATTTGATTTATGCTGAAGTAAATGAAAATTTTAAGGCTTATAATGTTTTGAAACATAGACACACACCTGAAATAAAGCAAGAGATGGATAAATTAGCGAATGGGAATATTAATTTAGTATTTACTCCGCATTTGTTGCCGATAAATAGAGGAATTCTTTCGACAATTTATTTGGATGTGAAGGATGAATTTAAGGAAAGTTTGACGGAAGAAAAAATCTATGAAATTTATAATGAATTTTATAAAAATGAGTATTTTGTGAGAGTTACAAAAGATTTGCCAGAGATAAAAAATGTGAAAAATAGTAATATTTGCGAGATTGGGGTTCGATATGACGAGGAATTTGGAAACATCGTTGTCGTGTCGGCGATTGATAATTTGATAAAAGGCGCTGGTGGACAGGCGGTT
This window encodes:
- the argC gene encoding N-acetyl-gamma-glutamyl-phosphate reductase, producing MIKAGIIGATGYAGQQLVWILNNHKEVELEFISSHSNTGEDMGNVYTNYKKYFEKKLISLEEAKENFKNIDVLFLALPHGLSEKLTKKALENNVKVIDLGADFRLDDSEIYEKWYKVKHNYPEINKNAVYGLPEFYKEKIKNTKVVASPGCYPTSAILGVAPLLKNGLVDTKKIIVDSKSGVSGAGRSAKLDLIYAEVNENFKAYNVLKHRHTPEIKQEMDKLANGNINLVFTPHLLPINRGILSTIYLDVKDEFKESLTEEKIYEIYNEFYKNEYFVRVTKDLPEIKNVKNSNICEIGVRYDEEFGNIVVVSAIDNLIKGAGGQAVQSMNILFGFEENEGLEFLSMYL